The genomic segment TTCGCCAAGGACATGCCCTTTGCAACCCTGGACCCGACAATCCGCCGGCTGGACCTGCCGACATTGGGCGAGGCAGCGCTGATCGACACGGTCGGCTTTATCACCGACCTTCCGACACACCTGATCGACAGCTTTCAGGCGACGCTGGAAGAGGCGATGCAGGCCGACCTGCTGGTCCATGTAAGGGACCGCTCCAGTCCGGCCGATCTGGAGCAGGCTGAGGATGTGCTGCGCGTTCTGGGGCGCCTTGAGCAGGAAACCGGGCTGCCTCTGCCGCCGATGATCGAAGCCTGGAACAAGGCGGATCTGCTGTCACCGGAACGGGCCGAGGCGCTGGAGATCGCGGCGTTGAACCAGGACGGTTATCCCGCAGTCCTGCTGTCGGCGGTAACCGGCCGTGGGATGGATGAGCTGCTGGCCGCAATTGAGCGCGGGTTGCTGATGAGTGCAGCTGAAGTGCGAATGGTCCTCAAGCCGGAGCATGGCCGGGCGCGGGCCTGGCTGCACCGCAACGGCGAAGTGTTGAGCGAAGAGATCCAGGACAATGGCGCATCGCTGATGCGTGTCCGCCTGAAGTCTGACCGTCTGGGGCAATTCCGGGCCGAGTTCCCGGAGATCGAAACAGAGGTAGCGGACTAGCCACTCACTTCGGTCTTCTTGACCGCCTGCCAGAGGCTTTCCTGCGTATCGAGGTCAAGCTGGTCGAATTCCTGACCGCGCTGGCCGGCGAGCTGTTCCATCGCGCGAAAACGGCGTTCGAACTTGGCATTGGCCTGACGCAAAGCCACTTCGGGATCGATGCTGAGGCGGCGGGCCAGGTTTGCGACAACGAAGAGCAGATCCCCGATCTCATCCTGAACTGCCTCAGCATCTCCTGAAGCGATGGCGTCCTTCACTTCGGCCGTTTCTTCGTCCAGCTTTTCGAATATCTGGTCCGCTTCAGTCCAGTCGAAACCGGTGCGGGCAGCGCGTTTCTGAAGCTTCTCTGCGCGCAGCAGGGCAGGTAGCGACAGGGCCACGCCGTCCAGCGCGCTCACTGGCGCCTTACCCTGTGTCTTCGCTTCGCGTTCCTTTGCTTTGACGACTTCCCAGGCAACGATCTGATCATCAGAGGAGCGGTCATCTGCCGCTTCGAAAACGTGCGGATGGCGGCGGATCATTTTCTCATTGATCGCCGCCGCCACATCAGCGGCTTCAAACGCGCCTTCCTCGGCCGCCATCCGGCTGTGGAAGGCGACCTGAAACAGAAGATCGCCCAGTTCTTCCCGGAGTTCGCCCTTGTCGCCGCGTTCAATCGCGTCAGCCACTTCATAGGCTTCCTCGATCGTGTATGGGGCAATCGTGTGGAAGGTCTGCTCCAGGTCCCAGGGGCAGCCGCCATCGGGATCGCGCAGCCGGTCCATGATCTCCAGCAGCCGCACGAATTCATCGGCTGCGCGTTGATGGCGGGATGTGTCTGAGTGATCCATGACGCGGGTCCTGATCGATACGGTCTGGGCGGTGAAGCTCTTTTGGGGTTTGCGGTTGCACGTGACACATACCGGAATGGATTGACTTTCCCCGCGGTGCAAGAGACGTGAAAGCATGCGACCTGTAATCTCTACAACTCTCGAACGAATGACGGGACGCCGCTCATGAAAGACCGCACGATCCTTATCGGCATCGACTGGGGTGCTTCCACGTTCCGGGCCTGGGCCTTCGATGAAGAAGGCGATGTCATTGGCGGGACTTCTGTCCCGGACGGCATTCTGACGCATTCGGGCGATGCGATGGGCCGCCTGACATTTCATATCAATGAGTGGCTGAGCGAGTGGCCTGAAGTCCCGATCATTGCCTGTGGAGGTGTTGGCGGCGCTCAGGGAATCCATCGCACGGATTACCTGCCAGTCCCGATGTTGATTTCCGACCTGCCCAAGCATCTGGTGGAAGTGAATGGCATCCACATCGTGCCTGGACTGAAGCAGGTGTCTCCCCCCGATGTGATGCGCGGAGAAGAGACGCAGCTATTCGCGCTCGATGATTCTGTTGGCGCCGTGTGCATTCCAGGCACCTACACAAAGCATGTCAATTTCGAGCATGGGCGGATCCTTGGCTTCACCTCAGAGGTGACCGGGGAGATGAGGGCTCTGCTATTGGCCAATGGCGGCCTGAAGACGCCTGAGGGCGTCGAGCAGGAATTCGATGAAGCCGTGTTCCGGGAATGGGTGGAGTATTCGCTGGATCCCGATGACGCGGCCTCTCCGTTTGCTGTCCGTGCAGCCCGCAAGACGGGCGTTTTGGATCCGAAGCACCATGAGACGGCCCTGACAGGTCTCCTGATCGGGGCGGACATCGCGGCACATTACGACCCCGGGGACGAGCTGACCCTGGTCGCGGACGGCGCGATTCTCGAATCCTACCGGATTGCGCTGGAGGCGCTGGGGGCAGACTTCGATGAATGCTCGGCGGAAGAAGCGACGCAGGATGGCCTGTTCGAGCTGGCGGAAGAGGCAGGGCTGATCGGATGATGCTGGCGCCGGAATGCGTTGCGCCCACAGGGTGCGTGTTGGGCAATGGCCCGGTCTGGAGCGAGACTGAAGGGTTTCTCTGGTGGGTCGATGTGAAGCGCGCAAAGCTGCATCGCTACAATCCACGAACGGGAAACACACGCCGTTACGACTTGCCAATCCGTGCTAGTGCAATCGCGCTGTATGAGGGCAGTTTTCTGATGGTGGGTGACCGGGAAATCGGCGTCTATGATCCGTCAACGGAAGTATATGACACTTTGCTGGGTGTTGAGACAGAGCCGGAAGGCAATCGGACCAATGATGGCGGCGTGGCCCCGGACGGTTCTTTCTGGTTCGGGACGATGGACGACCAGGAGCGAGACGCCAGCGGTAATTATTACCGGTTCGGTCCCGACAAGGCGCTGAGCCAGCTGCGCCTTCCGTCTGTCCTGTCGACCAACACAATGCAGTTTTCGCCGGACGGCAAGACATTCTACACCTGCGACAGCGCTGAACAGGAAATTCTCGCCTTCGACTTCGAACAGGCGACCGGCGCGCTCACCGGACGGCGCATCTTCGCTTCCACCTATGAGTTTGGCGGCTTCCCGTACGGGTCGGCTGTTGATTCGGAAGGTTGCCTCTGGACGAGCCTGTGGGGGGCATCGCGAATCGTGCGGTATACGCCAGACGGGAAGGTGGACCGGGTGATCATCCTCGCTGCCCCGAGGCCGACCGGAATCGCCTTTGGCGGACCGGACTACAGAACCATGTTCATCACGACTGCGCGTGCCGGCATGTCATTCCCGCAGCTCGACGCGCGACCCTTGTCCGGCAGCCTGTTTGCCGTTCAGGTCGACATTCCCGGCCTTCCTGCCAGACAGTTCGGGCGCGCGAATGGATGACGGAGAGGCAGAGGCGGCCTCTTGCAAGTGCGCGCAACCCGCCTCAAATGCCTTCACATTGAAATTGGTGTAGTTTAACCGTGGACGTAGCGGCTCAAAACCGCTAACCCCCCGCTTTTCAAGAGAGTGTCGGAATGGCCGATAAGGTGAAGAAGAAACGGGTCGGGCCCATCACGTTCCTGCGCCAGGTGCGCGCGGAAGGGAACAAGGTGACCTGGACGTCGCGTCAGGAAACGGTTCAGGCAACGATTTTCGTTGTCATAATGTCGGTCCTTATCGCGCTCTTCCTGTTTGCCGCCGATTTCTTGATCAACTTGTTTGTAAAAGCGATCACCGGCCTTTGAGGTTTGTGACCGTCCGGTTTCAAGGAGCGCGCTGGCCCCATGGCTGAAGCGAAATGGTACATTGTCCATGCCTATTCCAACTTCGAAAAGAAGGTGGCGGCTACGATTCTCGAACAGGCCCAACGCAAAGGCCTGTCTGACCTGATCGAAGATATTCAGGTTCCCACCGAAGAGGTGGTCGAAGTTGCCCGCGGCAAAAAGAAGACCGTCGAGCGCCGTCACTTCCCGGGCTATGTCCTGCTGAAGACGGTGATGACCGATGATGTGTATCACCTTGTGAAGGATACGCCGAAAGTCTCCGGCTTCCTCGGCGCGGAAGGGGGCAAGAAGCCGCTCCCGGTCCGGCAGCGTGAAGTCGACCGTATTCTCGGCACAGCATCCGATTCGACCGCAGAGCGCCCGCGTCCCAAGATTTCGTTTGAAGTCGGCGAACAGGTGCAGGTCAATGACGGCCCGTTCCAGGGCTTCGAAGGTGCCGTGGAAGAGATCGACGAAGAAAATGGCCGCCTGAAAGTGACCGTTTCGATCTTTGGCCGTGGAACGCCGGTCGATCTGGAATTCGAACAGGTCACCAAGGTCTGACAGGTTTGAGGTGATTCAGGTGGGATCCTCTGCCGGTCCCGCTTGAAACCTCGTAACATGGGTTGTATTTGCCAACCCCAGTGCCGCCTTAGCTCAGTCGGTTAGAGCGCTAGATTGTGGATCTAGAGGTCCCCCGTTCGAACCG from the uncultured Hyphomonas sp. genome contains:
- the mazG gene encoding nucleoside triphosphate pyrophosphohydrolase, with product MDHSDTSRHQRAADEFVRLLEIMDRLRDPDGGCPWDLEQTFHTIAPYTIEEAYEVADAIERGDKGELREELGDLLFQVAFHSRMAAEEGAFEAADVAAAINEKMIRRHPHVFEAADDRSSDDQIVAWEVVKAKEREAKTQGKAPVSALDGVALSLPALLRAEKLQKRAARTGFDWTEADQIFEKLDEETAEVKDAIASGDAEAVQDEIGDLLFVVANLARRLSIDPEVALRQANAKFERRFRAMEQLAGQRGQEFDQLDLDTQESLWQAVKKTEVSG
- a CDS encoding 2-dehydro-3-deoxygalactonokinase, giving the protein MKDRTILIGIDWGASTFRAWAFDEEGDVIGGTSVPDGILTHSGDAMGRLTFHINEWLSEWPEVPIIACGGVGGAQGIHRTDYLPVPMLISDLPKHLVEVNGIHIVPGLKQVSPPDVMRGEETQLFALDDSVGAVCIPGTYTKHVNFEHGRILGFTSEVTGEMRALLLANGGLKTPEGVEQEFDEAVFREWVEYSLDPDDAASPFAVRAARKTGVLDPKHHETALTGLLIGADIAAHYDPGDELTLVADGAILESYRIALEALGADFDECSAEEATQDGLFELAEEAGLIG
- a CDS encoding SMP-30/gluconolactonase/LRE family protein, whose amino-acid sequence is MMLAPECVAPTGCVLGNGPVWSETEGFLWWVDVKRAKLHRYNPRTGNTRRYDLPIRASAIALYEGSFLMVGDREIGVYDPSTEVYDTLLGVETEPEGNRTNDGGVAPDGSFWFGTMDDQERDASGNYYRFGPDKALSQLRLPSVLSTNTMQFSPDGKTFYTCDSAEQEILAFDFEQATGALTGRRIFASTYEFGGFPYGSAVDSEGCLWTSLWGASRIVRYTPDGKVDRVIILAAPRPTGIAFGGPDYRTMFITTARAGMSFPQLDARPLSGSLFAVQVDIPGLPARQFGRANG
- the secE gene encoding preprotein translocase subunit SecE, yielding MADKVKKKRVGPITFLRQVRAEGNKVTWTSRQETVQATIFVVIMSVLIALFLFAADFLINLFVKAITGL
- the nusG gene encoding transcription termination/antitermination protein NusG; this encodes MAEAKWYIVHAYSNFEKKVAATILEQAQRKGLSDLIEDIQVPTEEVVEVARGKKKTVERRHFPGYVLLKTVMTDDVYHLVKDTPKVSGFLGAEGGKKPLPVRQREVDRILGTASDSTAERPRPKISFEVGEQVQVNDGPFQGFEGAVEEIDEENGRLKVTVSIFGRGTPVDLEFEQVTKV